A single genomic interval of Antechinus flavipes isolate AdamAnt ecotype Samford, QLD, Australia chromosome 1, AdamAnt_v2, whole genome shotgun sequence harbors:
- the SRRD gene encoding SRR1-like protein isoform X2, producing MKRDDLQISDFWHLTEGIIQKCFTEPLEQLQVATEPISEVLEHLHLEPSQPVEASNSNLRGDSLKRARCFKCVCYGIGKFASCVIARNQLAFLLLLLEKLQIPRNHCYIFDPLFNELEISVLNTLGLTVLKENEEGKRNICGEPTIFYMIHCGTALYNNLLWSNWSVDSLSKMMIIGNSFRRIEGKLLTRILQKKYPYVANILKGTEEIEFPQTLQYMDVFNDTAIHRFPLRKLKELPDEIWAFQEEPDYSESEELEIIRNQRKLIQPLLG from the exons ATGAAGAG GGACGACCTGCAAATCTCCGATTTCTGGCACTTGACAGAGG GAATCATCCAGAAGTGTTTTACTGAACCTCTGGAACAACTACAGGTTGCTACTGAGCCCATTTCAGAAGTCCTTGAACACCTCCATCTCGAACCATCACAGCCAGTTGAGGCATCCAATTCCAACTTGAGGGGAGACTCCTTGAAAAGGGCAAGGTGCTTTAAGTGTGTTTGCTATGGAATTGGGAAGTTTGCTTCATGTGTCATAGCCCGcaatcaactagcatttttgCTTCTCCTTTTGGAAAAGTTACAG ATTCCCAGAAATCATTGCTACATATTTGATCCTCTTTTTAATGAACTTGAAATTTCAGTTCTCAACACGCTTGGCCTGACTGTCCTCAAGGAGAATGag GAAGGAAAACGGAATATTTGTGGTGAACCCACCATTTTTTACATGATCCACTGCGGAACAGCCTTGTATAACAATCTGTTATGGAGTAACTGGTCAGTCGATTCCCTTTCCAAGATGATGATCATTGGAAATAGTTTCAGAAGAATTGAAGGAAA GTTACTAACAAGGATTCTGCAGAAAAAGTACCCCTATGTAGCAAAT attttaaaaggaaCAGAGGAAATTGAATTTCCTCAGACTTTGCAATATATGGACGTATTTAACGATACTGCCATCCATCGGTTTCCTTTACGAAAGCTGAAAGAGCTCCCCGATGAAATCTGGGCCTTCCAAGAAGAGCCTGACTATTCAGAAAGTGAGGAGTTAGAAATCATCAGAAACCAGAGAAAGCTAATTCAGCCCTTGCTTGGATGA
- the TFIP11 gene encoding tuftelin-interacting protein 11: protein MSLSHLYREGEGAIDEEEDEMENFEITDWDLQNEFNPNRQRHWQTKEEATYGVWAERDLEDERPSFGGKRSRDFSAPVNFISAGLKKAAEEADEEDSDEEEKPVKQEDFPKDFGPKKLKTGGNFKPSQKGFVGGAKSFTDFGSWERHTKGIGQKLLQKMGYVPGKGLGKNAQGIINPIEAKQRKGKGAVGAYGSERTTQSVQDFPVVDSEEEAEEEFQKELSQWRKDPSGGKKKPKYSYKTVEELKAKGRIGKKLSAPQKELSQVKVIDMTGREQKVYYSYSQISHKHNIPEDGVQQQQLPLPGKDAKPQAFALPELEHNLQLLIDITEQEIIQNDRQLQYERDMVVNLTHELEKMSEVLSHEETVITNLSKVLEMVEECERRMQPDCRDPLTLDECARIFETLQDKYYEEYRMSDRVDLAVAIVYPLMKDYFKDWDPLKDCTYGTGIIAKWKSLLENDQILSHGGQDLAADAFHRLIWEMWMPFVRNIVTQWQPRNCDPMVDFLDSWVHIIPVWILDNILDQLIFPKLQKEVENWNPLTDTVPIHSWIHPWLPLMQSRLEPLYSPIRNKLSSALQKWHPSDSSAKLILQPWKDVFTPGSWEAFMVKNIVPKLGMCLNELIINPHQQHMDAFYWVIDWEGMISVSSLVGLLEKHFFPKWLQVLCSWLSNSPNYEEITKWYLGWKSMFSDQVLAHPSIKDKFNEALDIMNRAVSSNVGAYMQPGARENIAYLTHTERRKDFQYEAMQERREAENMAQRGIGMAASAVPMNFKDLIQTKAEEHNIVFMPVIGKRHEGKQLYTFGRIVVYIDRGVVFVQGEKTWVPTSLQSLIDMAK, encoded by the exons ATGTCGCTGTCTCATCTCTACCGAGAGGGTGAAGGAGCCATTGATGAGGAAGAAGATGAGATGGAGAACTTCGAGATCACGGACTGGGACCTCCAGAACGAATTCAATCCGAACCGCCAGCGCCATTGGCAAACCAAGGAGGAGGCCACGTACGGAGTCTGGGCTGAGCGCGACCTTGAGGACGAGCGGCCCAGCTTTGGAGGCAAACG CTCCAGAGACTTTTCTGCTCCTGTGAACTTCATTAGTGCTGGACTGAAGAAAGCTGCTGAGGAAGCGGATGAGGAGGATTCGGATGAGGAGGAAAAACCGGTTAAGCAGGAGGATTTTCCTAAAGATTTTGGAccaaagaagctaaaaaca GGTGGCAATTTTAAACCTAGCCAGAAAGGATTCGTAGGGGGAGCCAAGTCTTTCACGGATTTTGGCAGCTGGGAAAGGCACACCAAAGGAATAGGCCAGAAGCTTTTGCAGAAGATGGGTTATGTCCCAGGAAAGGGCCTTGGGAAAAATGCACAAG GTATCATTAACCCAATTGAAGCCAAGCAGAGAAAAGGCAAAGGTGCTGTGGGCGCCTATGGCTCAGAACGGACCACTCAGTCTGTACAAGATTTCCCTGTGGTTGACTCGGAAGAAGAGGCTGAAGAG GAGTTCCAGAAGGAGCTCAGCCAGTGGCGGAAAGATCCCAGTGGGGGCAAAAAGAAACCTAAATATTCCTATAAGACTGTTGAAGAATTGAAGGCAAAAGGCAGAATTGGCAAGAAACTCTCTGCCCCCCAGAAGGAGCTTTCCCAGGTTAAG GTGATTGACATGACGGGTCGAGAGCAGAAGGTTTATTACAGTTACAGCCAGATCAGCCACAAGCACAACATCCCTGAGGACGGTgtccagcagcagcagctgccACTGCCGGGCAAAGACGCCAAGCCGCAGGCCTTTGCCCTGCCCGAGTTGGAGCATAACCTCCAGCTCCTCATCGACATCACGGAGCAGGAGATCATCCAGAACGACCGGCAGCTGCAGTACGAGAGAGACATGGTCGTCAACCTGACCCACGAGCTAGAGAAAATGTCCGAGGTGCTGTCCCATGAGGAGACGGTGATCACCAACCTCAGCAAGGTCCTGGAGATGGTGGAGGAGTGTGAGCGAAGGATGCAGCCCGACTGCCGGGACCCGCTGACTCTGGACGAATGTGCCCGGATATTTGAGACCCTCCAGGATAAGTACTATGAGGAATACCGCATGTCGGACCGCGTGGACCTGGCGGTGGCCATCGTCTACCCACTCATGAAGGATTACTTCAAGGACTGGGATCCCCTCAAG GACTGCACTTATGGCACTGGCATCATCGCCAAGTGGAAGAGCCTTTTGGAGAATGATCAGATCCTGTCCCACGGGGGCCAAGACCTTGCGGCGGATGCTTTCCACAG GCTCATCTGGGAAATGTGGATGCCTTTTGTTCGAAATATCGTAACTCAGTGGCAGCCAAGGAACTGTGACCCGATGGTGGACTTTTTGGATAGTTGGGTCCATATTATTCCGGTGTGGATCCTGGATAACATACTGGACCAGCTCATCTTCCCCAAACTGCAGAAGGAG gtTGAAAACTGGAATCCTCTGACAGACACTGTGCCCATCCACTCATGGATACACCCCTGGCTTCCACTCATGCAGTCCCGCTTGGAGCCTTTGTACTCCCCGATCCGTAACAAATTATCTAGTGCTCTGCAGAAATGGCACCCCAGTGATTCCTCGGCCAAGCTCATCCTCCAGCCCTGGAAGGATGTGTTTACTCCGGGCTCCTGGGAGGCTTTCATGGTCAAAAACATCGTGCCCAAGTTAG GGATGTGTCTAAATGAATTAATCATTAACCCACACCAGCAGCACATGGATGCTTTTTATTGGGTGATTGACTGGGAAGGGATGATCTCTGTCTCCAGCCTAGTAGGACTTCTCGAGAAACATTTCTTTCCTAAATGGCTTCAG GTTCTATGCTCCTGGCTCAGCAATAGTCCAAATTATGAAGAGATCACCAAATGGTACCTGGGATGGAAGTCCATGTTCTCAGATCAGGTTTTGGCCCATCCATCAATCAAGGACAAATTCAACGAAGCACTCGATATCATGAACCGGGCTGTGTCTTCCAATGTCG GGGCCTACATGCAGCCTGGAGCCCGGGAAAACATTGCCTATCTCACCCACACAGAGCGGAGGAAAGACTTCCAGTACGAGGCCATGCAGGAGCGCCGAGAAGCCGAGAACATGGCCCAGAGGGGCATAGGCATGGCAGCCAGCGCGGTGCCCATGAACTTTAAAGACCTCATTCAAACAAAAGCTGAGGAGCATAACATTGTTTTCATGCCTGTTATCGGGAAAAGGCATGAAGGGAAACAGCTCTATACGTTTGGGCGGATTGTGGTCTATATTGACCGGGGAGTTGTGTTTGTGCAAGGGGAGAAGACTTGGGTGCCCACTTCCCTCCAAAGCCTGATTGATATGGCAAAGTAG
- the SRRD gene encoding SRR1-like protein isoform X1 → MAAPAVGGWRTVPKRRGRRPRPGRAAADAEAPEGSRDGSAVRRRVCEARDDLQISDFWHLTEGIIQKCFTEPLEQLQVATEPISEVLEHLHLEPSQPVEASNSNLRGDSLKRARCFKCVCYGIGKFASCVIARNQLAFLLLLLEKLQIPRNHCYIFDPLFNELEISVLNTLGLTVLKENEEGKRNICGEPTIFYMIHCGTALYNNLLWSNWSVDSLSKMMIIGNSFRRIEGKLLTRILQKKYPYVANILKGTEEIEFPQTLQYMDVFNDTAIHRFPLRKLKELPDEIWAFQEEPDYSESEELEIIRNQRKLIQPLLG, encoded by the exons ATGGCGGCGCCCGCGGTGGGCGGATGGAGGACCGTGCCCAAGCGCCGGGGGAGGCGCCCGAGGCCGGGGCGGGCAGCCGCGGACGCCGAAGCCCCGGAGGGGAGCCGGGATGGCAGCGCGGTGCGGAGGCGCGTCTGCGAGGCCCG GGACGACCTGCAAATCTCCGATTTCTGGCACTTGACAGAGG GAATCATCCAGAAGTGTTTTACTGAACCTCTGGAACAACTACAGGTTGCTACTGAGCCCATTTCAGAAGTCCTTGAACACCTCCATCTCGAACCATCACAGCCAGTTGAGGCATCCAATTCCAACTTGAGGGGAGACTCCTTGAAAAGGGCAAGGTGCTTTAAGTGTGTTTGCTATGGAATTGGGAAGTTTGCTTCATGTGTCATAGCCCGcaatcaactagcatttttgCTTCTCCTTTTGGAAAAGTTACAG ATTCCCAGAAATCATTGCTACATATTTGATCCTCTTTTTAATGAACTTGAAATTTCAGTTCTCAACACGCTTGGCCTGACTGTCCTCAAGGAGAATGag GAAGGAAAACGGAATATTTGTGGTGAACCCACCATTTTTTACATGATCCACTGCGGAACAGCCTTGTATAACAATCTGTTATGGAGTAACTGGTCAGTCGATTCCCTTTCCAAGATGATGATCATTGGAAATAGTTTCAGAAGAATTGAAGGAAA GTTACTAACAAGGATTCTGCAGAAAAAGTACCCCTATGTAGCAAAT attttaaaaggaaCAGAGGAAATTGAATTTCCTCAGACTTTGCAATATATGGACGTATTTAACGATACTGCCATCCATCGGTTTCCTTTACGAAAGCTGAAAGAGCTCCCCGATGAAATCTGGGCCTTCCAAGAAGAGCCTGACTATTCAGAAAGTGAGGAGTTAGAAATCATCAGAAACCAGAGAAAGCTAATTCAGCCCTTGCTTGGATGA